From the genome of Myxococcota bacterium:
GAGCGGGCCGAACGCATTGCGAAGATTCCGACGGATCTGCAGCAGCTGAACAAACGCTCGATCCATCGCGCGATGGAGATCCAGGGGGCCCGCGCCGCGATTCGTGCGGGCACCGAGATCCAGGCCTTGGCCTTCCATCAGCCCTCCGCGCGTGCCTACCTGAAGGAGATGCAGAAGGGCGTGAGTGCGGCGCTCACGAAGCGCGACGAGAAGTTCGGCGACTACCGGACCGCGAAGCAGGACGACTGAGCGACCCGAGAGCCGGGCGACGCAGCGAGGAGAAGCACGGAATGGGATCTCGGGACGACCTCTTCGACTTGACCGGTCGGGTGGCAGTGGTCACCGGCGGTAGCCGCGGACTCGGCCGGGAGATGGTGCTCGCGTTCGCCGAGCACGGTGCCGACGTGGTGATCGCGAGCCGCAAGCAGGACGCCTGCGACGCTCTCGCGAAGGAGGTGGAGGCCCAGACCGGTCGTCGCGCGCTGCCGCTGGCCTTCCACGCGGCGTCCTGGGAGGACTGCGATCGGCTCTTCGAGGCCACCCTCGCCGAGTTCGGAGGGGCGCAGGTTCTCGTGAACAACGCGGGGATGTCGCCGCTCTATCCGAAGCTCAGCGAATGCAGCGAGGAGCTCTTCGACAAGGTGCTCGGCGTCAACCTCAAGGGGCCGTTTCGGTTGGCGGTGCGCTTCGGCGAATGGATGCAGGAGCACACGGGTGGCTCGATCATCAACGTGAGCAGCATCGCCGCCGTGGCGCCATCCTACGCCGAGGTGCCCTACGGCGCAGCGAAGGCGGGGCTCAACAACCTGACCACCTCGCTCTCGCGCTGCTTCGGACCGACCGTCCGGGTGAACACCCTGATGCCCGGCCCCTTCCTGACCGACATCAGCAAGGCCTGGGACCTCGAGGCCTTCAACAAGGCGGCGAAGCACAACATCCCGGCCCAGCGCGGGGGCGAACCCGACGAGATCGTGGGCGCGGCCCTCTACCTGGCCAGCGATGCGTCGAGCTACACCAATGGCGCCGTGATCAAGCTCGACGGCGGCGCCGTCTTCTCACCCGCCTGAGGGCGGGCTCCTCCCGTGGCGCCTGCCGAACCGGGTCGTCTGCGCGTGCTGGTCGCTTCGCAGTTCATCGCGCCCGTCGACGCCGCGATTCGCAGGGCCTTCCACGCGCACTTCGACCCCCGCCGCGATGTCCTGGCCGCGCTCGGTGCGACCGAGGCGCCGATCGATGCCGTGTTCGTGTCCCTCGAGAACCCGCTTCCGGAGGAGGCGATTCGCGCGCTCCCGGGGACGCTGCGCGCGATCGCGACGTATTCGGTCGGGACCGACCACATCGACCTCGAGGCGGCGCGCTCCCGCGGCCTCGCGGTCTTTCACACCCCCGGTGTGTTGGCCGATGCGGTGGCCGAGAACGCCTTCCTGTTGATGCTGGGCGCGGCACGGCGAGCGACCGAGAGCATCGAACTCCTGCGGAGCGGGAACTGGCGCGGTTGGTCGCCGACCCAGCTGGTCGGGACCCAGCTGTCGGGGAAGCGTCTCGGCATCCTCGGGATGGGCGACATCGGCCTGCGCGTGGCGCGTCGGGCCCGCGCCTTCGACATGGACGTCCACTACTGCAACCGACGCCCGGCCGCCGCGGCCGTGGAGCTGGGCGCCGCGCATCACGAGCGACCCGAGAGCCTGGCTGCCGCGGTGGACGTTTTCTTGTTGGCCTGCCCGTCCACCCCGGAGACGCGCGGCGTGCTCGGCGACGGCCTCCTCCGCGCGGCGAAACCGGGACTGATCGTGGTCAACATCGCGCGCGGCGATCTCGTCGACGATGCGGCCCTGCTCGCCGCGCTCCGCGA
Proteins encoded in this window:
- a CDS encoding D-glycerate dehydrogenase; the protein is MAPAEPGRLRVLVASQFIAPVDAAIRRAFHAHFDPRRDVLAALGATEAPIDAVFVSLENPLPEEAIRALPGTLRAIATYSVGTDHIDLEAARSRGLAVFHTPGVLADAVAENAFLLMLGAARRATESIELLRSGNWRGWSPTQLVGTQLSGKRLGILGMGDIGLRVARRARAFDMDVHYCNRRPAAAAVELGAAHHERPESLAAAVDVFLLACPSTPETRGVLGDGLLRAAKPGLIVVNIARGDLVDDAALLAALRDGRVGAAGLDVFAGEPDLHPDYLALPNVFALPHIGSSTLEARLGMGNVLIDGIQAWSRGEHPPNRIC
- a CDS encoding glucose 1-dehydrogenase, translating into MGSRDDLFDLTGRVAVVTGGSRGLGREMVLAFAEHGADVVIASRKQDACDALAKEVEAQTGRRALPLAFHAASWEDCDRLFEATLAEFGGAQVLVNNAGMSPLYPKLSECSEELFDKVLGVNLKGPFRLAVRFGEWMQEHTGGSIINVSSIAAVAPSYAEVPYGAAKAGLNNLTTSLSRCFGPTVRVNTLMPGPFLTDISKAWDLEAFNKAAKHNIPAQRGGEPDEIVGAALYLASDASSYTNGAVIKLDGGAVFSPA